Proteins from one Staphylococcus sp. IVB6214 genomic window:
- a CDS encoding M20 family metallopeptidase: MLQTLINTLKEKESRMIEIRRHLHQYPELSFHEEETPKYIADFYRDKDCTVETNVGPNGLKVTIDSGNPGKTIAIRADFDALPIQEDTGLPFASKNEGVMHACGHDAHTAYMLILAETLIEMKEQFNGKVIVIHQPAEEVPPGGAQAMIKDGVLDGVDHVLGVHVMSHMPVGNIYYREGNVQTGRDFFNLKILGKGGHGSSPHTANDSIVAGSYFVTALQTIVSRRLNPFETGVVTIGSFDGKGQFNIIQDSVEIAGDVRALTDVTKQTIKREINRLSDGLEAMYGVTCDLDYQDDYPALYNDPAFTQFVVSSIEEAETDAIQGIERCEPQPPSEDFAYYAKTLPSTFIYAGAAPEDSEHYPHHHPKFDISEKSLRVAAEAVGITVLNYLT, translated from the coding sequence ATGCTACAAACACTTATCAATACATTAAAAGAGAAAGAATCTCGCATGATTGAGATTCGACGTCACCTACATCAATATCCAGAGTTATCATTTCATGAAGAAGAAACACCAAAATATATTGCAGATTTTTATCGAGACAAAGACTGTACAGTAGAGACCAACGTCGGTCCAAACGGCTTGAAAGTCACAATCGACAGCGGTAACCCCGGCAAAACAATTGCCATTCGTGCAGATTTTGATGCACTACCGATTCAAGAAGACACAGGTTTGCCTTTTGCTTCTAAAAATGAAGGTGTGATGCATGCATGCGGTCACGATGCACACACTGCCTACATGCTCATACTGGCAGAGACATTGATCGAGATGAAAGAACAATTCAACGGAAAAGTCATCGTTATTCACCAGCCAGCAGAAGAAGTCCCACCCGGTGGCGCACAAGCGATGATTAAAGACGGTGTCCTAGACGGCGTCGACCATGTCTTAGGCGTACATGTTATGAGCCATATGCCTGTTGGCAACATCTATTATCGTGAAGGCAATGTCCAAACAGGTAGAGATTTCTTTAACTTAAAAATACTAGGAAAGGGCGGTCACGGTTCATCACCGCATACTGCCAACGACAGTATCGTCGCAGGATCATACTTTGTCACTGCCCTTCAAACTATTGTCTCAAGACGTCTCAATCCATTCGAAACGGGTGTCGTGACAATCGGCTCTTTCGATGGCAAAGGACAATTCAATATTATTCAAGACAGCGTTGAAATTGCGGGTGATGTACGTGCATTAACTGATGTTACGAAGCAGACAATTAAAAGGGAAATCAATCGTCTCTCTGATGGTCTTGAAGCGATGTATGGGGTGACTTGTGATTTAGACTACCAAGATGACTACCCGGCTCTCTATAACGATCCAGCGTTCACACAATTCGTCGTATCATCCATTGAGGAAGCTGAAACAGATGCGATTCAAGGGATTGAACGTTGTGAGCCACAACCGCCATCCGAAGACTTTGCTTATTACGCTAAAACTTTGCCAAGTACTTTTATTTATGCGGGCGCTGCACCTGAAGATAGTGAACATTACCCACATCACCATCCAAAATTTGATATTAGTGAGAAATCATTACGTGTCGCAGCTGAAGCAGTCGGCATCACAGTATTAAACTATTTAACATAA
- a CDS encoding MFS transporter produces MVQQDKTQMYQGDNKLILGIVLGVITFWLFAQSLLNVVPALQNTYHSNLGTISIALSITALFSGMFVVGAGSLADKVGRVKITYVGLWLSVIGSLIIIVSNVPALLIVGRVIQGLSAATIMPSTLAIMKTYYQGKDRQRALSYWSIGSWGGSGVASLFGGVIATNFGWRWIFIISIVVALASMVLIKGTPETKATHQSDYRFDVRGLILFVLMMLSINIVITQSGTLGFLSPIILSLILMFIVTTFLFVKVEKYQETPLIDFKLFKSTSYMGATLSNFLLNGVAGTLLVSNTFVQQGLGLNGSQAGYLSITYLVTVLAMIRVGEMALQRVGARKPMLIGAMFNMFGIVMISMTFLPSTMYIVVCVIGYLFYGFGLGFYATPSTDTAIANSPQEKAGAASGIYKMASSLGGAFGIALSGAVYGVVTNATNIHMGAMAGLGLNVLLALLAFIIIFVTVPKTQSHM; encoded by the coding sequence ATGGTTCAACAAGACAAGACGCAAATGTATCAAGGAGATAATAAGTTAATTTTAGGGATTGTACTCGGGGTCATTACATTCTGGCTATTTGCTCAGTCGCTATTGAATGTGGTGCCTGCCTTACAGAATACGTATCATAGTAATCTCGGCACAATCAGTATTGCTTTGAGTATTACCGCACTCTTTTCAGGGATGTTTGTCGTTGGTGCGGGGAGTTTAGCGGATAAAGTTGGGCGTGTAAAAATCACATACGTTGGGTTATGGTTAAGCGTCATTGGATCATTAATTATTATTGTCAGCAACGTGCCTGCATTATTGATTGTAGGTCGTGTGATTCAAGGGCTGTCTGCCGCTACAATTATGCCTTCTACTTTGGCAATTATGAAGACGTACTATCAAGGCAAAGATCGTCAACGTGCATTGAGCTACTGGTCTATTGGTTCATGGGGTGGTTCGGGTGTTGCTTCATTGTTCGGTGGTGTTATTGCGACGAACTTCGGATGGCGTTGGATTTTTATTATTTCAATTGTGGTAGCACTGGCGTCGATGGTGTTAATCAAAGGAACACCTGAAACGAAAGCGACACATCAGTCAGATTATCGCTTTGATGTTCGAGGACTTATCTTATTTGTATTGATGATGTTGAGTATCAATATTGTCATTACACAAAGTGGTACGTTAGGCTTTTTGTCACCGATTATTTTAAGTTTAATTTTAATGTTTATTGTGACGACATTCCTTTTTGTCAAAGTGGAAAAATATCAAGAAACGCCATTAATCGACTTTAAGTTGTTTAAATCAACGTCGTATATGGGTGCAACATTGTCAAACTTCTTATTAAATGGTGTAGCAGGGACGTTGCTCGTCTCTAATACTTTCGTTCAACAAGGACTCGGGTTGAATGGCTCTCAAGCGGGTTATCTATCAATCACATATCTGGTTACCGTGTTGGCAATGATTCGTGTCGGTGAGATGGCGTTGCAGCGTGTGGGTGCGAGAAAACCAATGTTGATCGGTGCGATGTTTAATATGTTTGGAATTGTGATGATTTCAATGACATTCCTACCAAGCACAATGTATATTGTCGTTTGCGTGATCGGCTACTTGTTCTATGGCTTTGGTTTAGGTTTCTATGCGACGCCATCAACAGATACAGCCATTGCAAATTCACCGCAAGAAAAGGCGGGTGCGGCATCAGGTATCTATAAAATGGCATCTTCGTTAGGTGGCGCGTTCGGTATTGCGCTATCAGGTGCGGTTTATGGTGTTGTAACCAATGCAACGAATATTCATATGGGTGCGATGGCAGGGCTCGGCCTAAATGTATTATTGGCACTCCTTGCGTTCATCATTATCTTTGTCACAGTGCCTAAAACACAATCACATATGTAA
- the rpsR gene encoding 30S ribosomal protein S18, whose product MAGGPRRGGRRRKKVCYFTANGITHIDYKDTELLKRFISERGKILPRRVTGTSAKYQRMLTTAIKRARHMALLPFVKDEA is encoded by the coding sequence ATGGCAGGTGGACCAAGAAGAGGTGGTCGTCGTCGTAAAAAAGTTTGCTACTTCACAGCAAACGGTATTACACACATCGACTACAAAGACACTGAATTATTAAAACGTTTCATTTCAGAACGTGGTAAAATTTTGCCACGTCGTGTGACAGGTACTTCAGCTAAATATCAACGTATGTTGACAACAGCTATCAAACGCGCACGTCATATGGCATTATTACCATTCGTTAAAGACGAAGCGTAA
- the ssb gene encoding single-stranded DNA-binding protein — MINRVVLVGRLTKDPEYRTTPSGVSVATFTLAVNRTFTNAQGEREADFINCVVFRKQAENVNNFLFKGSLAGVDGRLQSRSYENQEGRRVYVTEVVCDSVQFLEPKSANQRHAQNSPNHGNDFQSYGQSFGGQQQGQNSSYQNNQSPRNDNPFANANGPIDISDDDLPF; from the coding sequence ATGATTAACAGAGTTGTATTAGTAGGTCGATTAACAAAAGATCCTGAATACAGAACGACACCCTCAGGCGTAAGTGTAGCGACTTTTACTCTCGCAGTGAATCGTACGTTTACGAATGCGCAAGGGGAACGTGAAGCAGATTTTATTAACTGCGTTGTTTTCCGTAAACAAGCTGAGAATGTTAATAATTTCTTATTCAAAGGTAGCCTTGCAGGTGTTGATGGTCGCTTACAGTCACGCAGTTACGAAAACCAAGAAGGCCGACGCGTCTATGTCACTGAAGTTGTTTGTGATAGTGTTCAATTCCTTGAGCCAAAATCAGCGAATCAACGACACGCACAAAATAGTCCAAACCATGGAAACGACTTCCAAAGTTATGGACAAAGTTTCGGTGGACAACAGCAAGGCCAAAATTCGTCATATCAAAACAATCAGTCACCACGTAATGACAACCCATTTGCGAATGCGAACGGGCCAATAGACATTAGTGATGATGATTTACCATTTTAA
- the rpsF gene encoding 30S ribosomal protein S6 — MRKYEVMYIVRPNIEEDARKAVVERFNGILASDGSEVLETKDWGKRRLAYEIEDFKDGYYYIVRIQTENNTATDEFQRLAKINDDIIRYIVVREDEEK; from the coding sequence ATGAGAAAATATGAAGTAATGTACATCGTTCGTCCTAACATCGAGGAAGATGCACGTAAAGCAGTTGTTGAACGTTTCAACGGAATTTTAGCTTCTGACGGTTCTGAAGTATTAGAAACGAAAGACTGGGGTAAACGTCGCTTAGCTTACGAGATTGAAGATTTCAAAGATGGTTACTACTACATCGTACGTATCCAAACTGAAAACAACACAGCGACTGACGAATTCCAACGTTTAGCAAAAATCAATGACGATATCATTCGTTACATTGTTGTTCGTGAAGACGAAGAAAAGTAA
- the ychF gene encoding redox-regulated ATPase YchF, whose translation MALTAGIVGLPNVGKSTLFNAITKAGALAANYPFATIDPNVGIVEVPDKRLDKLAEIVNPKKTLPTTFEFTDIAGIVKGASKGEGLGNKFLSHIREVDAICQVVRAFDDDNVTHVAGRVNPIEDIEVINMELVLADLESVEKRLPRIEKMARQKDKTAMNEVRILSKIKEALEDGKPVRSLEFNEEDQKYVNQAHLLTSKSMLYIANVGEDEVNDAENDKVQAIREYAAKEDSEVIVISAKIEEEIATLDDEDKEMFLEELGIEEPGLHRLIRKTYDLLGLATYFTAGVQEVRAWTFKEGMTAPQCAGIIHTDFERGFIRAEVTSYDDFVNNNGEQGAKEAGKMRLEGKEYIMQDGDVVHFRFNV comes from the coding sequence ATGGCTTTAACAGCGGGTATTGTAGGTTTACCGAACGTAGGGAAGTCTACGCTATTTAACGCAATTACAAAGGCAGGTGCGTTAGCAGCTAACTATCCCTTTGCGACGATTGATCCTAACGTAGGTATTGTAGAAGTACCAGATAAGCGTTTAGATAAGTTAGCAGAAATTGTCAATCCAAAGAAAACTTTACCGACAACTTTTGAATTTACGGATATTGCGGGTATCGTAAAAGGTGCTTCAAAAGGGGAAGGTCTTGGTAATAAATTCTTATCACACATTCGTGAAGTAGATGCCATTTGCCAAGTGGTACGTGCATTCGACGACGACAACGTGACGCATGTTGCCGGTCGTGTGAATCCGATTGAAGATATTGAAGTCATCAATATGGAACTTGTGCTCGCAGACCTTGAGTCAGTAGAGAAACGCTTACCACGTATTGAAAAAATGGCGCGCCAAAAAGACAAAACAGCAATGAATGAAGTGCGTATTTTAAGCAAAATCAAAGAAGCGCTGGAAGATGGTAAGCCAGTGCGTAGCTTAGAATTTAACGAAGAAGATCAAAAATATGTGAACCAAGCACACCTATTAACGTCTAAATCGATGCTTTATATTGCGAATGTCGGCGAAGATGAAGTCAATGATGCAGAAAATGACAAAGTACAAGCAATTCGTGAGTACGCAGCGAAAGAAGATTCAGAAGTCATCGTAATCAGTGCTAAAATTGAAGAAGAAATTGCGACACTCGATGATGAAGACAAAGAAATGTTCTTAGAAGAATTAGGCATTGAAGAGCCTGGTTTACACCGTTTGATCCGCAAGACATACGACTTACTTGGACTTGCGACATATTTCACAGCAGGTGTACAAGAAGTGCGTGCGTGGACATTTAAAGAAGGCATGACAGCGCCACAATGTGCCGGCATCATCCACACAGACTTCGAGCGTGGCTTCATTCGTGCGGAAGTGACAAGCTACGATGATTTCGTCAACAATAATGGCGAACAAGGGGCGAAAGAAGCGGGTAAAATGCGCCTTGAAGGTAAGGAATATATTATGCAGGATGGCGACGTCGTGCATTTCCGTTTCAATGTATAA
- a CDS encoding DUF951 domain-containing protein yields the protein MSAKYGLNDIVKMKKQHACGTNRFKIIRMGADIRIKCEACQRSIMLPRQTFNKKLKTVLESASMQDKENE from the coding sequence GTGTCTGCAAAATATGGTTTAAATGATATAGTAAAGATGAAGAAACAACATGCATGTGGCACGAATCGCTTCAAGATTATTCGCATGGGCGCGGATATTCGTATTAAATGTGAAGCTTGTCAGAGAAGTATTATGTTGCCACGTCAAACATTCAATAAAAAATTAAAAACCGTACTCGAGTCTGCGAGTATGCAAGATAAGGAGAATGAATAA
- a CDS encoding mechanosensitive ion channel family protein, translating to MQKFESIIKGMIQPFLEPETYSNLLTQLVIVGIYVLAAFIVTRILNKVIEQFFKVNSNAGRTSRAKRSHTLITLVQNAVGYLVWFITLTTILSKFGISVESILAGAGVVGLAIGFGAQTLVKDIITGFFIIFENQFDVGDYVSIKNSGAPIAEGTVKAIGLRSTRILSITGELSTIPNGTMSEVTNYSVTNGVAIINIPVSIDENLEKVEKRMNQFLKGIPKKYDLFLEAPEVLGVDAVNAYEVSIRIAGETLPGENFTGARILRRELKDFFQVEGIKAPAPTLVQMYQQNNEQP from the coding sequence ATGCAAAAATTTGAGTCTATTATTAAAGGAATGATTCAACCATTTCTTGAACCAGAGACTTATTCAAATCTTTTAACACAGTTAGTCATTGTTGGGATATACGTCCTAGCAGCATTTATCGTAACGCGTATTTTGAATAAAGTAATTGAACAATTCTTCAAAGTAAATAGTAATGCAGGCAGAACGAGTCGTGCTAAACGCTCGCATACATTGATTACACTCGTTCAAAATGCAGTCGGATACCTCGTATGGTTTATTACATTAACGACAATTTTAAGTAAATTCGGTATCAGTGTTGAAAGTATCTTAGCCGGTGCCGGTGTTGTTGGTTTAGCAATCGGTTTTGGTGCGCAAACATTAGTGAAAGATATTATTACAGGCTTTTTCATCATTTTTGAGAACCAGTTTGATGTCGGTGACTATGTCAGTATTAAAAATAGCGGCGCACCAATCGCAGAAGGAACTGTAAAAGCAATTGGCTTACGTTCCACACGTATTTTGTCGATTACAGGTGAGCTTTCTACGATTCCTAATGGTACAATGAGTGAAGTAACGAACTACTCTGTAACAAATGGTGTCGCAATTATTAATATTCCTGTTTCTATCGATGAAAACCTTGAAAAAGTTGAGAAAAGAATGAATCAATTTCTTAAAGGGATTCCAAAGAAGTATGACTTATTTTTAGAGGCGCCGGAAGTCTTGGGTGTCGATGCGGTGAACGCATATGAAGTCAGCATTCGTATTGCGGGTGAAACATTACCGGGTGAGAACTTCACAGGTGCGCGTATTTTACGCCGTGAACTGAAAGACTTTTTCCAAGTAGAAGGCATTAAGGCACCAGCACCTACACTTGTTCAAATGTATCAACAAAACAACGAGCAACCATAA
- a CDS encoding ParB/RepB/Spo0J family partition protein, with amino-acid sequence MSDVTPKSRDEQVKMLPLIEIRPNPYQPRKNFDPDKLLELSQSIVQHGVLQPIVVTQSIQGYYIVAGERRYRASEQAGLTHIPAIVREMTDHEMRELAIIENLQRENLNPVEEAESYQQLMEAHHMTQQAVAERLGKSRPYIANMLRLLKLPTSIRQLIREGTLSGGHGRTLLGLKDPEKMRRYADLAVRESWSVRYLEQRVAETQSSPDHQTAQTTTKKPKLIRQHEQQLSEQYGTSVEIATKQNKGQVTFTFHSEADYRRLIQLLKQT; translated from the coding sequence ATGTCAGATGTGACACCTAAGTCAAGAGATGAACAAGTCAAAATGTTACCTTTGATTGAAATACGTCCAAATCCCTATCAGCCACGAAAAAATTTCGATCCTGACAAGTTATTAGAACTTTCACAGTCTATTGTGCAACATGGTGTATTACAACCAATTGTTGTTACACAGTCCATTCAAGGATATTACATTGTCGCAGGAGAACGCCGTTATCGGGCAAGTGAACAAGCAGGTCTCACACACATTCCAGCAATTGTTCGAGAGATGACAGATCACGAAATGAGAGAACTGGCCATTATTGAGAACTTACAGCGGGAGAACTTGAATCCAGTTGAGGAGGCAGAGAGCTATCAGCAATTGATGGAAGCACACCATATGACACAACAAGCAGTAGCAGAAAGACTAGGCAAATCACGTCCGTATATCGCAAATATGTTGCGTTTGTTAAAGTTGCCAACATCTATTCGCCAATTGATACGAGAAGGCACATTGTCAGGTGGACATGGACGTACTTTGTTAGGATTGAAAGACCCTGAAAAGATGCGTCGATACGCAGATTTAGCCGTCCGGGAGTCTTGGAGTGTTCGCTACTTAGAACAGCGTGTTGCTGAGACACAGTCATCACCAGATCATCAGACTGCACAAACAACAACCAAGAAACCAAAACTTATTCGTCAACACGAACAACAGTTAAGTGAGCAGTATGGCACATCAGTAGAAATTGCGACAAAACAAAACAAAGGACAAGTGACATTTACATTTCATTCAGAAGCGGATTATCGACGACTGATTCAGTTGTTGAAACAAACATAG
- a CDS encoding PLP-dependent transferase, whose product MKATELAQIALTDDCTGAIANPIYLSTAYAHPELGASTGYDYSRTKNPTRNAFEEAFAAIEGGIASFATASGMASIQLICSLFKPDDEVLVSYDLYGGTFRLFQYYEQQYGVTFKYVHFEDITEVAAHINTNTRAFFIEPISNPLMIAIDLKPYYTLAQQHGILTIIDNTFLTPYLSTPLKDGADIVLHSATKYIGGHNDVLAGVVSVKDDTLAEQLGVLHNMIGATLSPFDSYLLQRGLKTLHLRVERSESNAQRLAERCRTLQEIDEVLYSGQTGMLSLRLAEGYSVAALLKHIKVCRFAESLGGTETFITFPYTQTHVDMPDAEKDKRGIDQQLIRLSIGIEGYEDIENDLIQALTKSREDVPV is encoded by the coding sequence ATGAAAGCAACTGAACTGGCACAAATTGCTCTAACAGATGATTGTACAGGCGCAATCGCAAATCCTATTTATCTATCTACTGCGTATGCACATCCAGAACTCGGTGCATCAACAGGTTATGATTATTCGCGAACGAAGAATCCAACGCGCAATGCTTTTGAAGAAGCGTTCGCAGCGATTGAAGGCGGTATTGCCTCTTTTGCAACAGCGAGCGGCATGGCAAGCATCCAATTAATCTGCAGTTTGTTCAAACCTGATGATGAAGTACTCGTGTCATATGACTTGTACGGTGGTACTTTCCGCTTATTCCAATACTATGAACAACAATATGGTGTGACATTCAAATACGTACACTTTGAAGACATAACAGAAGTTGCAGCACATATCAATACGAATACACGTGCATTTTTTATTGAACCGATATCGAATCCACTCATGATTGCGATTGACTTAAAACCGTACTATACACTCGCGCAACAACACGGTATTTTGACAATTATCGACAATACATTTTTAACGCCTTACTTATCAACACCACTCAAAGACGGCGCAGACATTGTTTTACACTCTGCAACGAAATATATCGGTGGTCATAACGATGTGCTTGCCGGTGTCGTATCGGTTAAAGATGACACTCTCGCTGAACAGTTAGGTGTGTTACACAACATGATTGGTGCAACTCTATCACCTTTCGATAGTTATTTATTACAACGAGGACTTAAAACTTTGCATTTACGTGTGGAACGCTCGGAAAGTAATGCACAACGACTCGCTGAACGATGTCGGACATTACAAGAAATTGATGAAGTCCTTTATAGCGGACAAACTGGCATGTTGAGTTTAAGGCTAGCAGAAGGCTACTCAGTTGCTGCACTGCTCAAGCACATTAAAGTTTGCCGCTTCGCTGAGAGCTTAGGTGGAACTGAAACATTTATTACGTTCCCTTACACACAAACACATGTGGATATGCCTGACGCCGAAAAAGACAAACGTGGCATTGATCAACAACTCATCAGACTTTCTATCGGAATAGAAGGCTATGAAGATATTGAAAATGACCTGATTCAAGCATTAACAAAATCAAGAGAGGACGTGCCTGTATGA
- the metC gene encoding cystathionine beta-lyase MetC, with amino-acid sequence MTLTKQTQLIHDSKHDPTYQSANQPLYYSSTFRQTQLGGNAHYDYARSGNPNRENLETKLAQLENAKHGFAFNSGITAITAVFLTLKSGDHVILPDDVYGGTFRLTEQILSKFNISFTTVNAEKPSEIERAIQPNTQLIYIETPSNPLFKITDIRAVANIARRHQLRVAVDNTFMTPLGQQPLDLGADIVIHSATKFLSGHSDVIAGAVITNDDAIAEALYLIQNGTGTALSVYDSWTLTQHLKTLDVRFKQSVASATKIQSFLSTHPAVAEVYYPGNSDTHLQQAHHGGAVLGFRLADETKAQQFVDALSIPLVSVSLGGVETILSHPNTMSHAAIPQNIREARGITFGLFRLSVGLENVHDLISDLDDALKEVYDESIIKHIEAQSSSG; translated from the coding sequence ATGACTTTAACAAAGCAAACACAATTAATTCATGACAGCAAACATGACCCGACATATCAAAGTGCGAACCAACCACTCTATTATTCGTCGACCTTTCGCCAAACTCAACTTGGTGGCAATGCACATTATGACTATGCACGGAGCGGCAATCCAAACCGTGAAAACCTCGAAACAAAGCTTGCACAACTGGAAAATGCCAAGCATGGCTTTGCTTTCAACTCAGGTATCACAGCCATTACAGCCGTCTTCCTCACACTGAAGTCAGGCGATCATGTCATCTTACCTGATGATGTCTATGGCGGAACATTCCGCTTAACTGAACAAATACTATCAAAATTCAATATTTCATTTACAACCGTCAATGCTGAAAAACCATCGGAAATCGAACGTGCCATTCAACCAAATACACAGTTGATATATATTGAAACACCTTCAAATCCACTATTCAAGATTACCGACATTCGGGCAGTCGCCAATATTGCACGACGTCATCAATTGCGAGTTGCAGTGGACAATACGTTTATGACGCCGCTCGGACAGCAACCTTTGGATTTAGGCGCTGACATCGTCATTCATAGTGCTACAAAGTTTTTAAGTGGTCATAGTGATGTCATTGCAGGAGCAGTCATCACAAACGATGACGCCATCGCTGAAGCACTTTATCTTATCCAAAATGGTACGGGTACAGCCCTATCTGTATACGATAGTTGGACATTAACACAACATCTCAAAACGCTCGATGTTCGCTTCAAACAATCAGTAGCGAGTGCGACAAAAATCCAATCATTCTTGTCCACACATCCTGCTGTTGCTGAAGTGTATTACCCGGGAAATAGCGACACACACTTACAACAAGCCCATCATGGCGGCGCAGTACTTGGCTTCCGTTTAGCAGATGAAACGAAGGCACAACAATTTGTCGATGCACTCTCTATCCCGCTCGTTTCAGTCAGCTTAGGCGGTGTGGAAACTATCTTATCGCATCCAAATACAATGTCACACGCTGCGATTCCACAGAATATTCGTGAAGCACGTGGGATTACATTTGGCCTTTTCCGATTAAGTGTAGGCTTAGAGAACGTCCATGACCTCATCTCAGACTTAGATGATGCATTAAAGGAGGTATACGATGAGTCGATTATTAAACACATTGAAGCACAAAGTTCTAGTGGCTGA